In Streptomyces paludis, the genomic stretch CCCGTACGGGACGACCAGTTCGTCTACGTCAGAAGTGTGGTCCGGGAGAACGAGGGCACCTTCGAGGGCCCGGTGCAGCTCGGCGCCCCGCACCGGCGGGAGGTCTGGACGGCCCAGGACCCGGCGCCCCTCACCGAGGTCGGGCTGCTCCGCGAGAGCGGCGGCGGTGTCCACCGGTCCGGCCCGGTCGAGGTCGGCGTTCCGGACGGCGCGCCCGCCGGCTCGGGCGGCGTCCCCGCGGGGATCGACCGGCCCACGTACACCTGGCTGGCCTCCCTCCCCACCGACCCCGAGGCGCTGCGCACCCTGCTGTACGAGCGGACGCGGCCGGCCGACGGCGAGACGAGGGACGCCGCCGTCTTCAGCAGGATCGGTGAGCTGGTGGGCGAGACGATCGTGCCGCCCGCGACCGCCGCCGCCTTCTACCGGGTCGTCGCCGGGATCCCCGGGGTGACCGAGGTGCCGGACGCGGTGGACGCGGCGGGCCGCCACGGCGTCGGGATCACCCTGGAGAACACGGGCTTCGCCACCCGCGAGGAGTGGATCTTCGACAGGGAGAGCCTGGCGTACCTCGGCTCCCGCCACTACATCGACAAGAGCGGTACGTGGCGGCGGGGCGACCGGGTCGGCACCCTCTCCGGTGTCACCGCGACCCTGGAACGCGCCGTCGTCGACAAGGCCGGCCAGGCCCCGGCGAAGGCGGCGAGCCGATCGGCCTCCTGACCGGGAGAGGCCGGTCAGGAGACTATGAACTCGCCGCGCTGCAAGGCCCGGATGAACGACGCGAAGGCCCGCGGCGGGAAGACGAGCGCCGGACCGCCCGGGTCCTTGGAGTCCCTGACCGGCACCGAGCGCCCGAACGTATCGCTCACCTCTATGCAGTTGGCGCCGTTGGTGCTGTAACTGCTGCTCCGCCACCCGAGGGAGAGCTGGTTCGTGCGGATCATGACGTGAGTCCTTCCAGATGCGCTCTGATCAGGCCGGCGGACTCGTCGGGTGAGAGGGCCACCGCCCGCAGCAGATCGAAGGAGTAGGTGGCGGTGGCGATCTCATGCGTGTCCAGGGCGGTTCGGCCCTGGGAGAAGCCGTCGACATAGAGCACGTCGGCCCCTTCCTCGAAACTCAGCACGGTGAAGGGGCCGGCGAGCCCGGCATGGGCGGGGACCGTACGCGGCACGACCTGGATCACACAGCGTGGATTCCGCCCTTGTTCGAGCAGGCGCGTGAGCTGGTGACGCATGACGGCGGTGCCGCCGATGGGCCGGAGCAACACGTTCTCGTCCATGACGAACCAGGTACGGGGAGGTGATTCCCGTTCGAATACTTCCTGTCGCGTCATCCGCGCGGCAATGAGTCCGTCGAGATTTTCCGGACGTACCGCGTAGAGCATGGCGCGGGCATATTCCTCCGTCTGGAGAAGCCCGGGAACGATCTGGCTTTCGAATACCCGCATTGCCGTGGCTTCGCGTTCCAGTTCGACGAACGGCAGAAACCACGACGGGTACGCGTACGTGATGACGAGCGGGTACAGCCGTGCGAAATGCCCACCCGTACCGAACGCCCCGTCCAGATCGCAGGCCAGTTCTTCGGAGGGCACCCGCTTGGCCGCCTCCACCTTGGAGATCATCGACTGGGTCGTGTGCGAGCGTGCCGCCGCCTCGTCCTGGGAGACTCCCGCCCCCTGCCGAATACGCTTCAACTCGCTGCCGAAAAAGGCGAGAAGCGAGGAAGTGGGGTCGGGAGCATCGGTCTCTGCCGTCATCTGCGCGTTCCTTCGTCATGACCAACGCCATGTCATGGGCTGATGCCTGGTAAACGTGCTCGCGGATACCGAAGCTTGAAGACGGAAAGCGAGAACGGATAACGGAAGGTACATCTCCCATGGGTGAGCGAACCACCGATACGGGGACCGATGACCCGGAAGAGCGAGGCGGCGCGGGCCGCAGCGACGCGCGGGAGAGGCTCTCGCTGCTCATGGAGACCTTCGGCGCGGACGGCGCGCTCGTCGTCGGCTGGGACGAGCCCATCGAGGAGGACAGCTACCCGGCGCCCGCCCCGGGAGCGTCGCCCGACTGGCCCGCCTGCCGGTGCGGCGGCCCCAAGTGCCGCCCCGACGACTGGATTCCGGAGAAGTCAGGCGCGGACGGCCCCCAGGAGAGGGACGACTGAGGGGACGCGCACCCGGCTCCCGGCACGCCGGAGGCCCGTCTCCGTACGTACGGAAACGGGCCTCCGGCCAACAGCTTTGACCGTACGGTCAGAAGCGGCGGAGCCGTCAGAAGCGGCGCGTGATCAGCGCGCGCTTGACTTCCTGGATCGCCTTCGTGACCTCGATACCGCGCGGGCAGGCGTCCGTGCAGTTGAACGTCGTGCGGCAACGCCACACGCCGTCCTTGTCGTTGAGGATC encodes the following:
- a CDS encoding CU044_5270 family protein, whose protein sequence is MNADRGSDRADTEAEADTKADAEAVARLLPAPAEWDLPPDRHLRHKDRLMQQIDHDQQSTTAQPVTDPPARRPRLRRPRFFRPAVLLPATALALSGVLLATLAAGGDADRGPAAPAVGSDRAGGAAVLLNRIAAASMATDATPVRDDQFVYVRSVVRENEGTFEGPVQLGAPHRREVWTAQDPAPLTEVGLLRESGGGVHRSGPVEVGVPDGAPAGSGGVPAGIDRPTYTWLASLPTDPEALRTLLYERTRPADGETRDAAVFSRIGELVGETIVPPATAAAFYRVVAGIPGVTEVPDAVDAAGRHGVGITLENTGFATREEWIFDRESLAYLGSRHYIDKSGTWRRGDRVGTLSGVTATLERAVVDKAGQAPAKAASRSAS
- a CDS encoding DUF397 domain-containing protein; translation: MIRTNQLSLGWRSSSYSTNGANCIEVSDTFGRSVPVRDSKDPGGPALVFPPRAFASFIRALQRGEFIVS
- a CDS encoding helix-turn-helix domain-containing protein, which gives rise to MTAETDAPDPTSSLLAFFGSELKRIRQGAGVSQDEAAARSHTTQSMISKVEAAKRVPSEELACDLDGAFGTGGHFARLYPLVITYAYPSWFLPFVELEREATAMRVFESQIVPGLLQTEEYARAMLYAVRPENLDGLIAARMTRQEVFERESPPRTWFVMDENVLLRPIGGTAVMRHQLTRLLEQGRNPRCVIQVVPRTVPAHAGLAGPFTVLSFEEGADVLYVDGFSQGRTALDTHEIATATYSFDLLRAVALSPDESAGLIRAHLEGLTS